A single genomic interval of Gossypium raimondii isolate GPD5lz chromosome 11, ASM2569854v1, whole genome shotgun sequence harbors:
- the LOC105761611 gene encoding uncharacterized protein LOC105761611, giving the protein MANFGVMFESGKELKLEGYSDSDWAGSLDDMKSTSGYFFTLGSGMFCWSSKKQQTVAQSTAEAEYIAAAAAVNQAIWLRKLLQDLNETQAEATEIWVDNQSAVAIAKNPVFHGKTKHFKIKLHFVREAEQTKEISLVHFEGGVLKAGLQSNMWPVAWLAVELGDNACFANSVLQLCFLFAAAIVPTHLELHCLQRLVSFCSGHYTLRFPSLEQVTLSQCPRMKNFYEGVLSTPKLHKVQLTVTDFKGRWAGDLNATVEQLYKEQVGYRGLKNLKLSDFSELINIWSRNPQEMLDFITLEFLEFCDSNNLRYIFNFSMVFCLGQLRQMEIKRCNNLEQVIKEEGSITMVEEAITDNSKIIVIFPRLQSIIVESCPNITSFYLGSKGLECPSLLEIKIANCSNMTTLISTFSTDEDKELIIGDEVDNVSTFFSHKTQFPKLKELVLSSISIERIWLLQGFCSTQNLTTLIIEGCDNLKHVLSDSMVEYLQQLECLEISECKCIHEIISMKKIIKEAFGNRYLICFPRLNSLRLKRLEKLIGFCHEDYTVEFPTLKILEIESCPKLEGFIHNSMSKEISTDAIFFNNKVAFPNLEKITISHLRKAKRIWYNQLHTSSFSMLKELTVKDCDALLNIFPHFLLRAFQRLEKLIVIDCASVEEVFQLQAQGLDVEEKYTVDSELKEVNLVCLPKLKHVWTKYHMRNISFESLRQVIPQLEEVSFSHGDIAMISDGQFDAGLFCNVKFLRISCYSDVSDVFPISFIRRFYNLEGLDMVFCNFKELASFESDACEDKDMTITIPKIKKLKLDMVDNIRHLWKQDSPLDHICASLECLELWECGNLINLGLGLSFFETLTTLDVWKCNGMSELITSFKAQSLVCLVTIRIRECEMMREVVASDGDETSYEIGFRALKFLELHCLPSLTSFCSGYCTLRFPSLEQVTLSQCPRMNNFYQGVLSAPQLHKVQLTETDFKGRWAGDLNATVEQLYKEQVGYRGLKHLKLSDFSKLIDIWSKNPQEILNFTTLEFLEDEDIEAIIGDEVESLTTFFSDKVAFPNFEKITISNLRNTKRIWVFQRLEKLVLIDCVSLEEVFQLQVQGLDIEETYVLNSQLREMNLVRLPKLKHVWTKYRKGNISFENLQVVCIHKCWSLKTLFPFSIAKGLQQLEGLTINRCGVEEIVSKNDEGSNNHEICFVFNQLSFLMLWYLPYLTCFYPGKHRTTWPALKHLRMSWLRIKIFGHEKFQIRRPLFLIEKVIPQLEEVSFSHDDIAMISDGQFEADLFCNVKFLRISCYFDVSVVFPISFLRRFYNLERLDVVSCHFKELASFESDACEDKDLIITIPKIKKLKLDMVDNIRHLWKQDSPLDHICASLECLQLWQCDNLINLGLSLSFFETLTILDVWKCNGMSELITSFKVQSLVCLVTMRIRECEMMREVVASDDDETSYEIVFRALKHLELHCLQRLLTFCSGNYTLRFPSLEQITLSQCPRMKNFNQGELTTPKLHKVQLTETDFKGRWAGDLDSTVEQLYKEQVGYLGLKHLKFSEFPKLIDLWSRNPQEMLNFATLEFLEVCDTNNLRCIFNLSTAFSLRQLRQMEIKRCSNLEQVIKEEGSITMVEEAITESCKINSIFPRLQSIIVESCPDMTSFYLGSKGLECPSVVEIKVVDEIKVVDCLNMTTFVSTFSRDEDKEAIIGDEVVNVATLFSNKVAFLGLEKVTISYLRNVKRIWYKQLDSKSFSNLKELKAEHCYALLNIFPHFYLGNFQSLEKLTVTDCASLEEVFQPQVQGLDIEEACFVTSKLRQVKLFRLPKLKHVWNKDPDENTSFENLQEIHVQDCWNLKTLFPFSTVRDLQKLRSLIVSGCGVEEIVSKNVEGSNQHEILFEFNQLSFLALWDLPNLVCFYPGMHNIMCPMLKRLTTSWPMKFKVSGNVVSQLLPIGKIIPQLEHISLTTDDIAMITGGQFAVDLFSHIKVLQITEYLNDSAVVALHFFQRFSNLEKLKMVGCSFKELSPYEGNVSEERDVAMLLPRINELTLVGVDKMTHLWKQGSPLHHICANLETLQVYECVSLMSLSCASSSFQNLTTLDVWICEEMVELITSSKAQCLEQLVTLKIGGCEMMREVIASDGDEAPYHEIIFKELKCLGLYDLQNLKSFCSGNYTLKFPALDDLTVINCPAMENFCNGALSTPKLQQVLTGWEVRRRTWDLSATMSSLNKEGTEY; this is encoded by the exons ATGGCTAACTTTGGTGTAATGTTTGAAAGTGGGAAGGAACTGAAATTAGAAGGTTACTCTGATAGTGATTGGGCAGGATCCCTCGATGACATGAAGAGTACCTCTGGATACTTCTTCACACTTGGATCGGGCATGTTTTGttggagttcaaagaagcaacaaactGTTGCTCAGTCCACAGCTGAAGCAGAGTACAttgcagcagcagcagcagtcAATCAGGCCATTTGGCTCAGGAAATTGCTTCAGGACCTTAATGAAACACAAGCTGAAGCAACTGAAATTTGGGTGGACAATCAATCAGCAGTTGCTATAGCTAAGAACCCCGTGTTTCATGGGAAAACTAAACATTTTAAGATAAAGTTACACTTTGTTCGAGAGGCTGAACAAACAAAAGAGATCAGCCTTGTTCATT TcgaaggaggagtgttgaaagcTGGACTGCAAAGCAACATGTGGCCAGTAGCATGGTTGGCTGTCGAGCTTGGTGATAATGCTTG TTTTGCAAATTCTGTTTTGcaactttgttttctttttgctgcTGCCATTGTTCCAACACATTTGGAGCTTCATTGTTTACAAAGGCTAGTAAGCTTTTGTTCAGGGCATTACACGTTAAGGTTTCCATCCTTAGAACAAGTTACTTTGAGCCAGTGTCCTAGGATGAAGAACTTTTATGAAGGAGTGCTAAGCACACCAAAACTGCATAAAGTGCAGTTAACGGTAACAGATTTTAAGGGACGTTGGGCTGGTGACCTTAATGCCACAGTGGAGCAATTATACAAAGAGCAG GTTGGATATCGTGGTCTAAAGAATTTGAAGTTGTCAGATTTTTCGGAGTTGATAAACATATGGAGTAGAAATCCTCAAGAAATGTTGGATTTTATAACTCTTGAATTTCTTGAGTTTTGTGATTCCAATAATTTGAGATACATTTTTAACTTCTCAATGGTCTTCTGCTTGGGACAACTCCGGCAAATGGAGATCAAGAGATGCAATAATTTGGAACAAGTCATCAAAGAAGAGGGTTCAATTACAATGGTTGAGGAAGCAATAACAGATAATAGCAAGATCATTGTCATATTCCCTCGTCTACAATCCATTATAGTGGAATCTTGTCCAAATATAACAAGCTTTTACCTAGGAAGTAAAGGTCTTGAATGTCCATCCTTGCTTGAAATTAAGATAGCTAACTGTTCAAACATGACTACtttaatttctacattttcAACAGACGAAGATAAAGAACTTATAATTGGTGATGAAGTTGATAACGTTTCTACATTTTTCTCCCACAAg ACACAGTTCCCTAAGTTGAAGGAGTTGGTGCTATCTTCAATTAGCATCGAAAGAATATGGCTTCTCCAAGGGTTTTGTTCAACCCAAAATTTGACAACGTTGATCATTGAGGGCTGCGACAACTTAAAACACGTCTTATCCGACTCTATGGTTGAATATCTTCAACAGCTCGAATGCTTGGAAATAAGTGAATGCAAGTGCATACATGAGATAATATCAATGAAGAAGATTATCAAAGAAGCATTTGGAAATAGATATCTAATCTGCTTCCCTCGATTAAACTCCCTCAGATTGAAAAGACTTGAAAAACTCATTGGATTTTGCCATGAAGATTATACTGTTGAATTCCCAACCTTGAAGATTCTTGAGATAGAAAGCTGTCCAAAATTGGAAGGATTCATCCATAATTCTATGAGTAAAGAGATCTCTACAGATGCaatttttttcaacaataag GTTGCTTTTCCCAATTTGGAGAAAATCACAATCTCCCATTTGAGGAAAGCAAAGAGGATATGGTACAACCAACTTCATACGAGTTCCTTTTCTATGCTAAAAGAGTTGACTGTTAAGGATTGTGATGCGTTGTTGAACATCTTTCCACATTTTCTTTTGAGGGCTTtccaaagattagagaaattaaTAGTGATTGATTGTGCCTCAGTTGAAGAAGTGTTCCAACTTCAAGCGCAAGGGCTAGATGTTGAAGAAAAATATACGGTAGACAGTGAATTAAAAGAAGTGAATCTCGTTTGCTTACCAAAGTTGAAGCATGTTTGGACCAAGTATCACATGagaaatatttcttttgaaagtcTACGACAA GTGATCCCCCAATTGGAGGAGGTTTCATTTAGCCATGGTGATATTGCGATGATAAGTGATGGCCAGTTTGACGCTGGCTTATTTTGCAATGTAAAATTTCTTCGAATCTCTTGTTATTCTGATGTATCAGATGTTTTCCCAATTTCTTTCATTAGAAGGTTTTACAATTTGGAAGGGCTTGACATGGTTTTTTGTAATTTCAAAGAGCTAGCTTCTTTCGAAAGCGATGCATGTGAAGATAAAGACATGACCATCACAATCCCAAAAATCAAGAAGTTGAAATTAGATATGGTTGACAACATAAGACATCTATGGAAGCAAGACTCCCCGCTTGACCATATTTGTGCAAGTCTCGAATGTCTTGAACTTTGGGAGTGTggcaatttgattaatttaggATTAGGTCTTTCATTTTTTGAAACTCTTACAACTTTAGATGTCTGGAAATGCAATGGGATGTCAGAGTTGATTACATCGTTCAAAGCCCAAAGTTTAGTGTGCCTTGTTACAATAAGGATCAGAGAATGTGAAATGATGAGAGAAGTAGTTGCAAGCGACGGGGATGAAACATCATATGAGATTGGTTTCAGAGCGCTAAAATTTTTGGAGCTTCATTGTTTACCAAGCCTCACAAGCTTTTGTTCAGGGTATTGCACTTTAAGGTTTCCATCTTTGGAACAAGTTACTTTGAGCCAATGTCCTAGAATGAATAACTTCTATCAAGGAGTGCTAAGCGCACCACAACTGCATAAAGTGCAGTTAACAGAAACAGATTTTAAGGGACGTTGGGCCGGTGACCTTAATGCCACCGTTGAGCAGTTATACAAAGAGCAG GTTGGATATCGTGGTCTAAAGCATTTGAAGTTGTCAGATTTTTCGAAGCTTATAGACATATGGAGTAAAAATCCTCaagaaatattgaattttacaaCTCTTGAATTTCTGGAG GACGAAGATATAGAAGCAATAATTGGTGACGAAGTTGAAAGCCTTACTACATTTTTCTCTGACAAg GTTGCTTTtccaaattttgagaaaatcaCAATCTCCAATTTGAGAAACACAAAGAGAATATG gGTTTTCCAAAGATTGGAGAAATTAGTACTGATTGACTGTGTTTCACTAGAAGAAGTGTTCCAACTCCAAGTGCAAGGGTTAGATATTGAAGAAACATATGTGTTAAACAGTCAACTAAGAGAAATGAATCTCGTTCGCCTACCAAAGTTGAAGCATGTTTGGACCAAGTATCGCAAAGgaaatatttcttttgaaaatctaCAAGTAGTATGCATTCATAAATGTTGGAGCTTGAAAACTCTGTTTCCATTTTCAATTGCCAAAGGTCTTCAGCAACTTGAAGGACTTACTATTAATAGGTGTGGGGTGGAGGAGATTGTTTCAAAGAATGATGAAGGGTCAAACAACCATGAAATTTGTTTTGTATTTAATCAGTTGTCCTTCCTTATGCTTTGGTATCTACCATACCTAACATGTTTCTACCCAGGGAAGCATAGAACAACATGGCCTGCATTAAAGCATCTGAGGATGTCTTGGTTGAGGATTAAGATATTTGGGCATGAAAAATTCCAAATCCGACGTCCACTTTTCCTCATTGAAAAG GTTATCCCCCAATTGGAGGAGGTTTCATTTAGCCATGATGATATTGCGATGATAAGTGATGGCCAGTTTGAGGCCGACTTATTTTGCAATGTCAAATTTCTTCGAATCTCTTGCTACTTTGATGTATCAGTTGTTTTCCCAATTTCTTTCCTTAGAAGGTTTTACAATTTGGAAAGGCTTGACGTGGTTTCTTGTCATTTCAAAGAGCTAGCTTCTTTCGAAAGCGATGCATGTGAAGATAAAGACCTGATCATCACGATCCCAAAAATCAAGAAGTTGAAATTGGATATGGTTGACAACATAAGACATCTATGGAAGCAAGACTCCCCGCTTGACCATATTTGTGCAAGTCTCGAATGTCTTCAACTTTGGCAGTGTgacaatttgattaatttaggATTAAGTCTTTCATTTTTTGAAACTCTTACAATTTTAGATGTCTGGAAATGCAATGGGATGTCAGAGTTGATTACATCTTTCAAAGTCCAAAGTTTGGTGTGCCTTGTTACAATGAGGATAAGAGAATGTGAAATGATGAGAGAAGTAGTTGCAAGCGACGATGATGAAACGTCATACGAGATTGTTTTCAGAGCGCTGAAACATTTGGAGCTTCATTGTTTACAAAGGCTGTTAACCTTTTGTTCAGGGAATTACACGTTAAGGTTTCCATCCTTGGAACAAATTACTTTGAGCCAGTGTCCTAGAATGAAGAACTTTAATCAGGGGGAGCTAACCACACCAAAACTGCATAAAGTGCAGTTAACAGAAACAGATTTTAAGGGACGTTGGGCTGGTGACCTTGATTCCACCGTGGAGCAATTATACAAAGAGCAG GTTGGATATCTTGGTCTAAAGCATTTAAAGTTTTCAGAGTTTCCAAAGCTGATAGACTTATGGAGTAGAAATCCTCAAGAAATGTTAAATTTTGCAACTCTTGAATTTTTGGAGGTTTGTGATACCAACAATTTGAGATGCATTTTTAACCTCTCAACGGCCTTCAGCCTGAGGCAACTCCGACAAATGGAAATCAAGAGATGCAGTAATTTGGAACAAGTCATCAAAGAAGAGGGTTCAATTACAATGGTCGAGGAAGCAATAACAGAAAGTTGCAAGATCAATAGCATATTCCCTCGTCTACAATCCATTATAGTGGAGTCTTGTCCAGATATGACAAGCTTTTACCTGGGAAGTAAAGGTCTTGAATGTCCATCCGTAGTTGAAATTAAGGTAGTTGATGAAATTAAGGTAGTTGATTGTTTAAACATGACTACTTTTGTTTCTACATTTTCAAGAGACGAAGATAAAGAAGCAATAATTGGTGACGAAGTTGTTAACGTTGCTACACTTTTCTCCAACAAG GTTGCTTTTCTCGGGTTAGAGAAAGTCACAATCTCCTACTTGAGGAATGTGAAGAGGATATGGTATAAGCAGCTTGATTCGAAATCGTTTTCTAATTTGAAAGAGTTAAAAGCAGAGCACTGTTATGcattgttgaatatttttcCACATTTTTATCTCGGAAATTTCCAAAGTTTGGAGAAACTAACAGTAACTGATTGTGCTTCATTAGAAGAAGTGTTCCAACCCCAAGTCCAAGGGTTAGATATTGAAGAAGCATGCTTCGTGACGAGTAAATTAAGACAAGTGAAACTCTTCCGCTTGCCAAAGTTGAAGCATGTATGGAACAAGGATCCTGATGaaaatacttcttttgaaaATCTTCAAGAAATACATGTTCAAGATTGTTGGAATTTGAAAACTTTGTTTCCATTTTCAACAGTCAGAGATCTTCAGAAACTTAGGAGCCTTATTGTTAGTGGTTGTGGGGTAGAAGAGATTGTTTCAAAGAATGTTGAAGGATCAAATCAACatgaaattttgtttgaatttaatcaattatCCTTCCTTGCACTCTGGGATTTACCAAATCTCGTATGTTTCTATCCAGGAATGCACAACATAATGTGCCCTATGTTAAAAAGGTTGACAACATCTTGGCCGATGAAGTTTAAGGTGTCTGGGAATGTAGTGTCACAACTGTTGCCCATTGGAAAG ATAATCCCTCAATTGGAACATATTTCACTTACTACTGATGACATTGCAATGATCACTGGTGGCCAGTTTGCGGTTGACTTGTTTTCCCATATTAAAGTTCTTCAAATCACTGAATACCTCAATGATTCTGCAGTTGTTGCGCTCCATTTCTTCCAAAGATTTTCCAATTTAGAAAAGCTTAAGATGGTTGGTTGCAGTTTTAAAGAGTTGTCTCCTTACGAAGGAAATGTTAGTGAGGAGAGAGACGTGGCAATGTTGCTCCCAAGAATTAACGAGTTAACGTTGGTAGGTGTTGATAAGATGACACATCTATGGAAGCAAGGATCTCCCCTCCATCACATTTGTGCTAATCTTGAAACTCTTCAAGTTTACGAGTGTGTTAGCTTAATGAGTTTATCATGTGCTTCTTCATCTTTCCAAAATCTTACAACTTTGGATGTTTGGATCTGCGAAGAGATGGTAGAGCTGATTACATCTTCGAAAGCCCAATGTTTGGAGCAGCTTGTTACATTAAAGATAGGAGGATGTGAAATGATGCGAGAAGTAATTGCAAGTGATGGAGATGAAGCACCATATCATGAGATTATTTTCAAGGAGTTGAAATGTTTGGGGCTTTATGATCTACAAAATCTCAAAAGCTTTTGTTCAGGGAATTACACTTTGAAGTTCCCAGCATTGGATGACTTAACAGTGATTAACTGTCCCGCAATGGAGAATTTTTGCAATGGAGCTTTAAGCACGCCAAAGCTACAACAGGTACTAACAGGATGGGAAGTTAGGAGACGTACTTGGGACCTTAGTGCTACCATGAGCAGTTTAAACAAAGAAGGTACAGAGTACTGA